In Sporomusaceae bacterium, a single genomic region encodes these proteins:
- a CDS encoding trimethylamine methyltransferase family protein, translating into MKANRRYPFPGGLVGGAYKPLSQEGIEKIHKATMKVYEQTGIQVSDDNALKAFHNAGAEADFKRKVVRASESWIMDKIKTAPATITLYGREDRHNLELDGYKVYIGTGGTAPNALDIDSGERRPSTLKDVQMAARLVDALDNIHYFVISCFPNELPKKDIDVNRFYAAIRNTTKHVMGGVYTSEGVKNVAKYAAMIAGSREALLKKPFVSYITCVMSPLVMDKDYTELMLTAIETGLPLATPTAPMAGSTSPATLAGTLVQMNAEALSGVLLTQIMDPGHPVLYSCVPTTTDLRSGAFCFGSIEMGIMNAACAQLSRFYNLPNYTTAGVNEAKIPDIQSGYEGMASTLMCALAGSNYIHDAAGLIESGMAISYEQYVIDDDILGMCMRAVKGIEVSDDTLAVDVIHEVGPAGNYLSHDHTLANMKKEFFYNKVSDRNTRVRWELDGALDAREKARRMAKEILATHKPQFIDKAVEKQILATIPGIVQEWID; encoded by the coding sequence ATGAAAGCAAACCGCAGGTATCCTTTTCCGGGCGGGCTTGTCGGCGGCGCTTACAAGCCTTTGAGCCAGGAGGGCATCGAGAAGATACATAAGGCGACGATGAAGGTGTACGAGCAGACCGGGATCCAGGTCAGCGACGACAACGCTCTCAAAGCGTTTCACAACGCCGGGGCGGAAGCCGACTTCAAGCGCAAGGTCGTCAGGGCGTCGGAAAGCTGGATCATGGACAAGATCAAGACAGCGCCCGCCACGATTACGCTGTACGGCCGGGAAGACCGGCACAACCTGGAGCTGGACGGTTACAAGGTTTATATCGGCACGGGCGGGACGGCTCCCAACGCGCTGGACATCGACAGCGGCGAGCGGCGGCCTTCGACTCTCAAGGATGTGCAGATGGCTGCCAGACTGGTCGACGCCCTCGATAATATCCATTATTTCGTTATTTCCTGTTTTCCTAACGAGCTTCCCAAGAAGGACATCGATGTCAACCGTTTCTACGCGGCGATCCGCAACACCACCAAGCATGTCATGGGTGGCGTGTATACGAGCGAAGGGGTTAAAAACGTCGCCAAGTACGCGGCCATGATCGCCGGCAGCCGCGAGGCCCTGCTGAAAAAGCCGTTCGTGTCCTATATCACCTGCGTTATGAGTCCGCTGGTCATGGACAAGGATTATACCGAGCTGATGCTCACCGCCATCGAGACCGGGCTGCCGTTGGCCACGCCGACCGCGCCTATGGCCGGTTCGACGTCGCCAGCGACGCTGGCCGGCACGCTGGTCCAGATGAACGCCGAGGCGCTGAGCGGCGTGCTGCTCACGCAGATTATGGACCCCGGCCACCCGGTGCTATATAGCTGCGTGCCTACTACCACCGACCTACGCTCGGGAGCGTTCTGCTTCGGTTCGATCGAAATGGGCATTATGAATGCCGCCTGTGCCCAGTTGTCGCGGTTCTATAACCTGCCCAACTACACGACCGCCGGAGTGAACGAGGCGAAGATTCCCGATATCCAGTCCGGCTACGAGGGCATGGCTTCCACCCTGATGTGCGCTCTGGCCGGCTCGAATTATATCCACGACGCCGCCGGCCTGATCGAGTCGGGGATGGCGATCTCGTACGAGCAGTATGTGATCGACGACGACATCCTCGGCATGTGCATGCGGGCGGTGAAGGGGATCGAGGTCAGCGACGATACGCTGGCTGTCGACGTTATCCATGAGGTGGGCCCGGCCGGCAACTACCTGTCCCACGACCATACGCTGGCCAATATGAAGAAGGAGTTTTTCTACAATAAGGTGTCCGACCGCAACACGCGGGTGCGGTGGGAACTCGACGGCGCTCTCGACGCCAGGGAGAAGGCCCGCCGGATGGCCAAGGAGATCCTGGCGACCCACAAGCCGCAGTTTATCGATAAAGCGGTGGAAAAACAAATTCTCGCCACCATTCCGGGGATCGTGCAGGAATGGATCGACTAG
- a CDS encoding methyl-accepting chemotaxis protein: MPEENEICETLQHYLAVAPEFKRLTIEDIGVSVVNSEKYIFYDPPVTIKFPKDSYLGDPIAPGSVISEAMRTGERVVKEVGSQAFGVAYIAMAVPIFENGQLVGGISIYQSVEKKQKLLAIANSLEQIIKSLDITIQQIAAEAEELAATGQELGSISRGTETQVRETDDITGVIRKIADQTNLIGLNAAIEAARVGEHGRGFAVVAEEVRKLANSSSVSTQNISQTLDKIKKAVLQINLAVKEVATVANHQAQVLTEITPTIDELTHLADTIVSMAEGLTHDKYNEYHKS, from the coding sequence GTGCCGGAAGAAAACGAAATATGTGAAACACTGCAACATTATTTGGCAGTAGCTCCTGAGTTTAAACGGTTAACAATTGAAGATATAGGGGTATCAGTGGTCAATTCTGAAAAGTATATTTTCTACGATCCCCCCGTTACGATCAAGTTTCCCAAAGATTCATATCTGGGCGATCCAATTGCCCCCGGGTCGGTTATCTCTGAAGCAATGAGAACAGGAGAGCGGGTAGTAAAGGAAGTAGGAAGTCAGGCTTTTGGAGTTGCGTACATAGCTATGGCAGTTCCGATATTTGAGAATGGTCAATTAGTCGGCGGTATTTCTATTTACCAATCGGTCGAAAAAAAACAAAAGCTTTTGGCAATCGCCAATTCTCTGGAACAGATTATTAAGTCTTTGGATATCACTATTCAACAAATAGCTGCCGAAGCTGAGGAACTCGCCGCCACAGGTCAGGAACTGGGAAGTATTTCCCGGGGAACGGAAACTCAGGTCAGGGAAACAGATGATATTACAGGGGTTATCCGTAAAATAGCCGACCAAACCAACTTGATTGGCCTTAACGCGGCCATCGAGGCTGCACGGGTGGGGGAACACGGCCGTGGATTTGCCGTTGTTGCCGAAGAGGTGCGTAAACTAGCCAACAGTAGTTCAGTATCCACCCAAAATATTAGTCAAACACTGGATAAAATAAAAAAGGCAGTGCTGCAAATTAATTTGGCGGTAAAGGAAGTAGCTACAGTGGCCAATCATCAGGCCCAGGTTCTCACCGAAATTACGCCGACAATAGATGAATTGACGCATTTGGCGGATACGATTGTGTCAATGGCAGAAGGTTTGACGCATGATAAATACAACGAATACCATAAAAGCTAA
- a CDS encoding GTP-binding protein has product MSDKPIKLYLLTGFLGAGKTTFLKRLIDHLGDKKLGIIMNEFGKISVDGVQIKRHGIDITEINNGSIFCSCLKGSFIEALVAYSELPIDYLLVESSGMADPSTIGHILTNFVGKVRGKSFDFRGTVCIVDGKHFLGQVDLLPALEKQVAASNLVIINKTDLISAEELREVEAEVRRINAGVEIVRTAFCEVGLDFLGRELAAVRVEAGEGQQCLNTPQNRPVASTLSAKGEFERSRFVEFLEALAPLAFRMKGFFRLKEGWHQVDVVGGRIDIKPAEDRQEVSQLVIISDKGLEAVKATFENWDKRFAEKMVLS; this is encoded by the coding sequence ATGAGCGACAAGCCGATCAAACTATACCTGCTTACGGGCTTTTTAGGAGCCGGCAAAACAACTTTTCTCAAGAGGCTTATCGACCATCTCGGCGATAAAAAGCTCGGCATCATCATGAACGAATTCGGCAAGATCAGTGTAGACGGGGTGCAGATCAAGCGGCACGGCATCGACATCACCGAGATCAACAACGGGTCGATCTTCTGCAGCTGCCTGAAGGGGTCGTTCATCGAGGCGCTGGTCGCGTATTCGGAGCTGCCGATTGATTATCTGCTCGTCGAGAGTTCCGGGATGGCCGACCCGTCTACCATCGGCCACATCCTGACCAATTTTGTCGGCAAGGTCCGGGGCAAGAGTTTCGATTTCCGCGGGACGGTCTGCATCGTCGACGGCAAGCACTTTCTGGGCCAGGTTGATCTTTTGCCGGCGCTCGAAAAGCAGGTGGCTGCCAGTAATCTGGTGATCATCAACAAGACCGACCTGATAAGCGCCGAGGAACTGCGGGAAGTGGAGGCGGAGGTGCGCAGGATCAACGCCGGCGTGGAGATTGTGCGGACCGCTTTTTGCGAGGTCGGTCTCGATTTCCTCGGCCGGGAGCTGGCTGCTGTCAGGGTGGAAGCGGGCGAAGGGCAGCAGTGCCTGAACACTCCGCAGAACCGGCCGGTGGCGAGTACGCTGTCGGCGAAGGGCGAGTTCGAACGAAGCAGGTTTGTCGAGTTTCTGGAGGCGCTGGCTCCCTTGGCTTTCCGCATGAAGGGTTTCTTCCGGCTCAAGGAGGGTTGGCACCAGGTCGACGTGGTGGGCGGCCGGATCGATATAAAACCGGCCGAAGACCGGCAGGAGGTCTCGCAGTTGGTCATCATTTCCGACAAGGGGCTGGAGGCCGTCAAGGCAACGTTTGAAAACTGGGACAAGCGGTTTGCCGAGAAGATGGTTTTGAGCTGA
- a CDS encoding sodium/glutamate symporter, with protein sequence MNFGPYDMLMDFALMSVLLFIAQIMRAKIKIIQNLYIPSSILAGFMGILFSNQFLGWVPFSAQMSSYAYLLVVVLFATLFIGNSERHSLRKVINEVGDTFTLNMAAEFGQFGLAILVGTLIIISFYPEVSQAFSILLPAGFVGGHGYAAAIGGTLKDVAKWDEALPIGQTFATIGLLAGIFGGLIMINIATRMKATRFITSINELPKSMQTGLVPKEEQTSMGNQTINPMAMDPLAWHILLVLIATAGGYYGTVYAKKFFDIGLPMMSVSMLAGVLLQFILNGLNMGQYVDKKVITRIGSSVTDYLVAFGVASIKISIVMKYASLILIMCLLGLAFCLFNTYIIGRKLFHNFWFERSIFMFGWTTGVVATGVTLLRIVDPEFRSKTLEDYGMAYVFISVIELFIVSLTPLYVAVSVNSALITGAVLLAIAIALWAITAVRYGIFKGKVSDLREGETEAIALSSTSKGSSISV encoded by the coding sequence ATGAATTTCGGTCCATACGATATGTTGATGGACTTTGCCCTTATGTCGGTATTGTTGTTTATCGCTCAAATAATGCGGGCCAAGATCAAGATTATCCAGAACCTGTACATACCTTCGTCGATTCTGGCCGGTTTCATGGGGATCCTATTCAGCAATCAGTTTTTGGGCTGGGTCCCCTTCAGTGCCCAGATGAGCAGTTACGCCTATCTTCTCGTCGTTGTGCTGTTCGCGACGCTGTTCATCGGCAATAGCGAGAGACATTCTTTGCGCAAGGTGATAAACGAAGTCGGTGATACGTTTACTCTTAATATGGCCGCCGAATTCGGCCAGTTCGGCTTGGCTATTCTGGTTGGTACTCTTATAATCATTTCGTTTTATCCGGAGGTGTCCCAAGCATTTTCCATTTTGCTGCCCGCAGGTTTTGTAGGCGGGCACGGTTATGCTGCGGCTATCGGCGGCACTCTCAAGGATGTGGCCAAATGGGACGAGGCGTTGCCCATCGGTCAGACTTTTGCCACAATCGGTCTGCTGGCCGGCATATTTGGCGGTTTGATTATGATCAACATTGCCACTAGGATGAAGGCCACCCGGTTCATTACTTCGATCAACGAACTCCCCAAGAGCATGCAGACCGGGTTGGTGCCCAAAGAAGAGCAGACGTCGATGGGTAATCAGACCATTAACCCGATGGCTATGGACCCGCTGGCCTGGCATATTCTGCTGGTTCTGATCGCGACGGCCGGTGGTTACTACGGAACTGTCTATGCGAAGAAGTTTTTCGATATCGGGTTGCCGATGATGAGTGTTTCGATGTTGGCAGGCGTTTTGCTGCAGTTCATCCTGAACGGCCTCAATATGGGTCAGTATGTCGACAAAAAGGTCATTACCAGGATCGGCAGCTCGGTGACCGACTATCTAGTAGCTTTCGGCGTCGCCTCGATAAAGATATCGATTGTGATGAAATACGCCAGCCTGATTCTTATTATGTGCCTGCTTGGCCTGGCTTTCTGCCTCTTTAACACTTACATCATCGGCAGAAAGTTGTTTCATAATTTCTGGTTTGAACGGTCGATATTCATGTTTGGCTGGACCACCGGCGTTGTGGCCACCGGCGTCACGCTGCTGCGAATCGTCGACCCGGAGTTTCGCAGCAAGACTCTGGAAGACTACGGTATGGCGTATGTCTTTATCTCGGTGATCGAATTGTTTATCGTATCGTTGACCCCGCTTTATGTCGCCGTCAGCGTCAACAGCGCCCTGATTACCGGAGCGGTATTACTCGCCATCGCCATCGCTTTATGGGCGATAACGGCCGTCAGGTATGGGATCTTCAAAGGCAAGGTGAGCGATTTGCGGGAAGGCGAAACGGAAGCCATTGCCCTAAGCAGTACCAGCAAAGGGAGCTCGATATCGGTTTAG
- a CDS encoding hydantoinase/oxoprolinase family protein → MAYILGIDTGGTYTDGVIYDAERQRIVARAKALTTYDNLATGIGNCIAELAFDKLAEVRGVCLSTTLATNAIVEGRGCAVGLLLIGHEKVAELPTALVEVVVGGHDVKGLPQADLDPAEVRAAVERLRGRVEGLAVSGYFSVRNPDHELKVREIVTEMLGVPVVCAHQLTTSLGFRERTVTAVLNARLIPIITGLIGAVKAVMAGVGINAPLMIVKGDGTLMSEAKAKEKPIDTILSGPAASIIGSTVLAGRAEAVVADMGGTTTDIAIIQGGVPRLNPEGAVVGSWLTRVEAAQVYTYGLGGDSYLQVNSRGEIVLGPQKVWPLAVAARQYPHLPTEIRNQAEKKRTRVNFQPTDCYLLIKSDYRGSLSELEKGALSLLAAGPHSLLYLSERLQDRGLINLQRLVDARVVAKISLTPTDILHAKGVYTDWDVAAARLGVKVMADELGVSAEEFAALAMNAVVERLSVIIIQSLLAYEDCPPAVMAHAGEGYLREKLLHPEKDGILSISPRLKLPLVAMGAPVGAFFPAVAAKLQAELLVPSDAAVANAVGAASGKVVERVKILFKPMPEGGVIMHAPWERKVFGGLEEAKSYAVARGREWVAGETRRMGVSECQVAVDCDDKYVGADGQPGERVFLESRMEIVGLGYSAW, encoded by the coding sequence GTGGCATATATACTCGGTATCGACACCGGCGGAACGTACACCGACGGTGTTATTTACGATGCGGAACGGCAACGGATTGTCGCCAGGGCGAAGGCGCTGACCACTTACGACAATCTGGCGACCGGCATCGGCAACTGTATCGCGGAGCTGGCCTTCGACAAGTTGGCGGAAGTCCGCGGCGTCTGTCTGTCGACGACGCTGGCGACAAACGCCATTGTCGAGGGCCGGGGCTGTGCGGTGGGCCTGCTGCTGATCGGGCACGAGAAGGTGGCGGAGCTGCCCACCGCCCTGGTTGAAGTCGTCGTCGGCGGCCACGACGTCAAGGGGCTGCCGCAGGCCGATCTGGATCCGGCGGAGGTCCGGGCGGCGGTGGAAAGGCTGCGAGGCCGGGTGGAAGGGCTGGCCGTTTCCGGCTATTTCAGCGTGCGCAATCCCGACCACGAACTCAAGGTGCGGGAGATCGTGACCGAAATGCTGGGCGTGCCGGTGGTCTGCGCCCACCAGCTCACCACCTCCCTGGGCTTCCGGGAGCGGACGGTGACGGCGGTGCTGAACGCCAGGCTCATCCCGATCATAACAGGCCTGATCGGCGCGGTCAAAGCGGTTATGGCCGGCGTGGGAATCAACGCGCCGCTGATGATCGTAAAGGGCGACGGCACGCTGATGAGCGAGGCCAAGGCCAAGGAGAAGCCGATCGACACTATCCTGTCGGGGCCGGCGGCGAGCATAATCGGCAGCACCGTGCTGGCCGGCAGGGCGGAGGCGGTGGTGGCGGATATGGGCGGAACGACGACGGACATCGCCATCATCCAGGGCGGCGTTCCCCGGCTCAATCCCGAGGGGGCGGTGGTCGGCTCGTGGCTGACCCGCGTCGAAGCTGCCCAGGTTTATACGTACGGACTCGGCGGCGACAGCTACCTGCAGGTGAACAGCAGGGGCGAGATCGTGCTGGGACCGCAGAAGGTCTGGCCGTTGGCGGTCGCCGCGCGGCAATATCCCCATCTGCCGACGGAGATCCGCAACCAGGCGGAAAAGAAGCGGACCAGGGTCAATTTTCAGCCGACGGACTGTTATCTGCTTATCAAAAGTGATTACCGGGGCAGTCTCAGCGAGCTCGAAAAGGGCGCTCTCAGCCTGCTGGCGGCCGGACCACATTCGCTGCTCTACCTGTCGGAACGCCTCCAGGACAGGGGGCTTATTAACCTGCAGCGGCTGGTCGACGCGCGGGTGGTGGCCAAGATATCGCTGACGCCGACCGACATCCTCCACGCCAAGGGGGTGTACACCGACTGGGACGTAGCGGCGGCCCGGCTGGGCGTAAAGGTGATGGCCGACGAACTCGGCGTATCGGCGGAAGAGTTTGCGGCCCTGGCGATGAATGCCGTGGTCGAGCGGCTGAGCGTGATTATCATCCAGAGTCTGCTCGCTTATGAAGATTGTCCGCCCGCTGTCATGGCCCATGCGGGCGAAGGGTATCTCCGCGAAAAATTGCTCCACCCCGAAAAGGACGGCATTCTCAGCATCAGCCCCCGGCTTAAGCTGCCGCTTGTCGCTATGGGGGCGCCTGTCGGCGCGTTTTTCCCGGCGGTCGCCGCGAAGCTCCAGGCGGAGCTGCTCGTGCCGTCCGACGCCGCAGTGGCCAACGCCGTGGGGGCCGCGTCCGGCAAGGTTGTGGAGAGGGTGAAGATCCTGTTCAAGCCGATGCCGGAAGGCGGCGTCATCATGCACGCGCCGTGGGAAAGAAAGGTGTTCGGCGGGCTGGAGGAGGCGAAAAGCTACGCTGTTGCCCGCGGCAGGGAATGGGTGGCCGGCGAGACAAGGCGGATGGGGGTCAGCGAGTGCCAAGTCGCCGTCGATTGCGACGACAAGTATGTCGGCGCCGACGGCCAGCCCGGCGAGCGGGTGTTTTTGGAGAGCCGCATGGAGATTGTCGGTCTGGGCTATTCCGCGTGGTAG
- a CDS encoding ASKHA domain-containing protein translates to MPQILRFRGSAPVSEVVVLRTNGSLNLLADSSKTVLELLNQSGTAIYAPCGGQGVCGKCKVRVSGDVSRPAPEEEQVLTAEELAGGVRLACKTHALGKAEIVLGDGYVNESKGRLTDDRRYKPNPMVAQQEVRLAEPAMALGESALDVIRKGLGKVEVGLPVLQDICRRIDYGRSGVFTLYGDEVLDLEYYRAAGTAYGVAVDVGTTTVACYLLDLAQGVQLAVASRQNPQFGIGADVISRINYTLEHESGLEELRQRIVAGVDGLIGEVTAKATVDSRRIYQCVLVGNTTMAHIFWGLSCTSLARLPFNAVTSDLLVDRADSVGLTNMNANGKVVFLPGIAGFIGADTVGAMIAARLESARDCLLLIDLGTNGEIVLATPDGRRYACSTAAGPAFEGARITHGMQAFAGAIDTVRIGDDLQYTTIDGQAARGICGSGLIDLVSELVRTGLVAADGRIAAPEAVGNEKLAGRIVRNGRHREIVVAREGETADGEAITLTQKDIRELQVAKAAIRAGINILLKQAGIAFSRIDHILLAGAFGNFINKDSALRIGIIPDLEAAKIISLGNAAGEGAKMALADRDILYGVAGRLAAGTVNVDIASHPDFQEEFVQGMYLG, encoded by the coding sequence ATGCCGCAAATACTGAGGTTTAGAGGGAGCGCGCCAGTGAGCGAAGTTGTCGTGTTACGGACAAATGGATCACTAAATTTGCTTGCAGATAGCAGCAAGACGGTCCTGGAATTGTTGAATCAGTCGGGGACGGCGATTTACGCTCCTTGCGGCGGGCAAGGGGTTTGCGGGAAGTGCAAGGTCCGGGTGTCGGGAGATGTGAGTCGTCCCGCCCCGGAGGAGGAGCAGGTTTTGACGGCGGAAGAACTGGCCGGGGGCGTCAGGTTGGCATGTAAAACCCATGCCCTCGGCAAGGCCGAGATTGTCCTTGGCGACGGCTATGTGAACGAGTCCAAAGGGAGGCTGACGGATGACCGGCGATACAAGCCGAACCCGATGGTCGCGCAGCAAGAGGTCCGGCTCGCCGAACCGGCAATGGCGCTGGGGGAGAGCGCGCTCGACGTTATCAGGAAGGGGCTGGGGAAGGTCGAGGTCGGCCTGCCGGTTTTGCAGGATATTTGCCGGCGGATAGACTATGGCCGCAGCGGCGTCTTCACCCTGTACGGCGACGAGGTGCTCGACCTGGAATACTACCGGGCGGCCGGCACAGCTTACGGGGTGGCGGTGGACGTCGGCACCACCACGGTGGCTTGTTATCTTCTCGATCTGGCGCAGGGGGTGCAGCTTGCCGTTGCTTCGCGGCAGAATCCCCAGTTCGGCATCGGGGCCGACGTAATTTCGCGGATAAATTACACCCTCGAACACGAGAGCGGCCTGGAGGAATTGCGGCAGCGCATCGTCGCCGGGGTCGACGGGCTGATCGGCGAAGTGACGGCGAAAGCGACCGTGGACAGCCGCCGCATCTACCAATGCGTGCTGGTGGGCAACACCACCATGGCCCATATTTTCTGGGGACTGAGCTGCACGAGCCTGGCAAGGCTGCCGTTCAACGCCGTCACGAGCGATTTGCTGGTCGACCGGGCGGACAGCGTGGGTTTGACGAATATGAACGCCAACGGCAAGGTGGTCTTCTTGCCGGGGATTGCCGGCTTCATCGGCGCCGACACCGTCGGGGCGATGATCGCGGCTCGGTTGGAGAGCGCCCGAGACTGCCTGCTGCTTATTGACCTTGGAACCAACGGCGAGATTGTCCTCGCCACCCCGGACGGACGCCGCTATGCTTGTTCGACCGCGGCCGGCCCGGCTTTCGAGGGGGCGCGGATCACGCACGGCATGCAGGCGTTCGCCGGCGCGATCGATACGGTCCGCATCGGCGATGACCTGCAGTATACGACGATCGATGGTCAGGCGGCTCGGGGCATCTGCGGCTCGGGCCTCATCGATCTTGTGAGCGAACTTGTCCGCACGGGGCTGGTCGCCGCCGATGGGAGAATCGCCGCTCCGGAGGCGGTCGGCAACGAGAAGCTGGCCGGGCGCATCGTCCGCAACGGACGCCACCGGGAAATCGTCGTGGCCCGGGAAGGCGAGACGGCCGACGGGGAGGCCATTACTCTGACTCAGAAGGACATCCGGGAGCTGCAGGTGGCTAAGGCCGCTATCAGGGCGGGGATCAACATTCTGTTGAAGCAGGCCGGGATAGCGTTCAGCAGGATAGACCATATCCTACTGGCCGGGGCATTCGGCAATTTCATCAACAAAGATAGCGCGCTCCGGATCGGGATTATTCCCGATCTGGAAGCGGCGAAAATCATTTCCCTCGGCAACGCCGCGGGCGAGGGAGCCAAGATGGCCCTGGCCGACAGGGACATACTCTACGGGGTAGCCGGGAGACTGGCGGCCGGGACGGTGAATGTGGATATCGCCAGTCATCCCGATTTCCAAGAGGAGTTCGTGCAGGGGATGTATCTGGGGTGA
- a CDS encoding corrinoid protein — translation MSALLEQIAGNLVEGQSKKVRELVQQALDEGVAAKEILNNGLLAGMNEVGALFKDGELFVPEVLVAAKAMNAGMEVLAPLLAEGDIEKKGKAVFATVKGDLHDIGIKLVGMMMEGAGYEIVNIGVDIPPEQIVAAVREHKPDLVGMAAMLTTTMVAMKDTVEALKEAGLYDKVKVMVGGSPVTDRFAREIGAYYAADASASVEVANKLMEA, via the coding sequence GTGAGCGCATTATTGGAGCAAATCGCCGGAAATCTGGTCGAAGGGCAGTCGAAGAAGGTCAGGGAGCTAGTGCAACAGGCGCTAGACGAGGGCGTGGCCGCCAAGGAGATTCTCAACAACGGCCTGTTGGCAGGGATGAACGAGGTGGGCGCGCTGTTCAAGGACGGCGAGCTGTTCGTTCCCGAGGTGCTGGTGGCCGCGAAAGCGATGAACGCAGGCATGGAAGTGCTGGCGCCGCTGCTGGCGGAGGGGGATATCGAGAAGAAGGGCAAGGCGGTGTTTGCCACCGTCAAGGGCGACCTCCACGATATCGGCATTAAGCTGGTGGGGATGATGATGGAAGGGGCCGGCTACGAAATAGTCAATATCGGCGTGGATATTCCGCCGGAGCAGATCGTGGCGGCGGTAAGGGAGCATAAGCCGGACCTTGTGGGGATGGCGGCGATGCTGACGACGACGATGGTGGCGATGAAGGATACGGTCGAGGCGCTGAAGGAGGCCGGGCTTTACGATAAGGTCAAGGTCATGGTCGGCGGGTCGCCGGTGACGGACCGGTTCGCCAGGGAGATCGGGGCCTACTACGCGGCCGATGCTTCGGCGTCGGTCGAGGTGGCCAACAAGCTGATGGAGGCGTAG
- a CDS encoding uroporphyrinogen decarboxylase family protein yields the protein MNGKERVLRTLSFEPVDRTPWVPYAGVQTANLIGVDAETYLKDADNIVRGILKAYELYQPDGLPVAFDIQMEAEALGCKVTWAKNNPPAVATHILEEKDLSELKLPTEKDGRYPIVLEAARKLVAAIGDKVALYALICGPFTLALHLRGTEFLTDMIEEPEKAADIIAFGTKVAKDLAGMYAKTGVDVVAVVDPMTSQISPRHFKKFVLPYTVELNRCVKSLGLKVTSFCCGDATKNIELMCQTETDGIAFDENVDLAYAKEIAARYKVSYGGNLPLTTVMLFGSPLENVEEAKKELEVGQGVGYILSPGCDMPFETPVNNIVAISNYVNGNFASLDQLESDRQVNDEEEVEFTDVVVKPGEVFIEIVTLDSEGCPPCQYMCEAVKKVLPRYAGKLTWRESLVKTRAGIKRMAQLGVKNLPAMLINNEVVFDNIVPTEKALVAEIEKRL from the coding sequence ATGAACGGAAAAGAGAGAGTTTTGAGAACGCTCAGCTTCGAACCGGTGGACCGCACTCCCTGGGTGCCGTACGCCGGGGTGCAGACCGCCAATTTGATCGGCGTGGATGCCGAGACTTATTTGAAGGACGCCGATAATATCGTCCGCGGCATTCTCAAAGCTTACGAGCTTTACCAGCCGGACGGGCTGCCGGTGGCGTTCGATATCCAGATGGAGGCGGAGGCCCTCGGCTGCAAGGTGACGTGGGCGAAGAACAACCCGCCGGCGGTGGCCACACACATCCTTGAAGAGAAGGACCTGTCCGAGCTGAAGCTGCCGACCGAGAAAGACGGCCGCTATCCGATCGTGCTGGAGGCGGCCAGGAAACTGGTGGCCGCGATCGGCGACAAGGTGGCGCTGTATGCCCTGATTTGCGGGCCTTTCACGCTGGCCCTCCATTTGCGTGGCACCGAATTCCTCACCGACATGATCGAGGAGCCGGAAAAGGCGGCCGATATCATCGCCTTCGGTACCAAGGTCGCCAAGGATCTGGCGGGGATGTACGCCAAGACGGGCGTGGACGTGGTGGCGGTGGTCGATCCGATGACCTCGCAGATATCGCCGCGGCATTTCAAGAAGTTCGTCCTACCGTACACCGTCGAGCTGAACAGGTGCGTGAAATCGCTGGGGTTGAAAGTAACCAGTTTCTGCTGCGGCGACGCGACGAAGAACATCGAGCTGATGTGCCAGACCGAGACCGACGGGATCGCCTTTGACGAAAATGTCGACCTCGCTTACGCCAAAGAGATCGCGGCAAGGTATAAAGTGTCTTACGGCGGCAACCTTCCCCTGACGACGGTGATGCTGTTCGGCTCGCCCCTGGAGAACGTCGAAGAGGCTAAGAAGGAGCTCGAAGTCGGCCAGGGGGTGGGCTACATTCTCTCGCCCGGGTGCGACATGCCGTTCGAGACGCCGGTGAACAACATCGTGGCGATTTCCAACTATGTCAACGGCAACTTCGCTTCCCTGGATCAGCTGGAATCCGACCGGCAGGTCAACGACGAGGAAGAGGTCGAGTTCACAGATGTCGTCGTTAAGCCCGGCGAAGTGTTCATCGAGATCGTCACCCTCGACTCGGAAGGTTGCCCGCCGTGTCAGTATATGTGCGAGGCGGTCAAGAAAGTGCTGCCGAGGTACGCCGGCAAGCTCACCTGGCGTGAGTCGCTTGTTAAGACGCGGGCCGGTATCAAGAGGATGGCCCAGCTCGGCGTTAAAAACCTGCCGGCAATGCTGATCAATAATGAAGTTGTTTTTGACAACATCGTTCCAACGGAAAAAGCGTTAGTGGCGGAGATAGAAAAAAGGCTTTAG